The DNA sequence AAGCGGTATTAGATCGGCTGCTTTATGGGTTTTTAACTTTCTTTACAATGTACCTGATATAGAATCAAGAATTGAAACAAGAATTAGAAGCTTGACTCCCGAAGTTGATATACCTAAACGGGATGATGAACTTGATAAATTTATAGATACCAAGTACGGCGTGGTGTGGTTTGGCGAGACCTCAATTTATGCTAGCGATCTTCTTTTTGCCTACGATCCCATCGCCTATCGCAACATAGGTATTGAGGCAAAACAAATAAAGCTGCAAGGCGGTGACGGTGATGAGTAGTTTCAACGAATCCACCGTCGAACTCGCCGCAATTGAATGGTTGGGGCAACTCGGCTACGAGTACCAGTACGGCCCCGACATCGCGCCCGAAGTGCCGGGGGCCGAGCGAGCAGCCTTTTCTGAGGTGGTCCTGGTTGAGCGGCTGCGCGTGGCACTCGAACATCTCAACCCCGGCGCCTCGGCCCAGGCACTCGAAGAAGCTCTGCGGCAACTGACCGCGCCGGACCTCCACCCCAACCTGCTTCAGGCCAACCGCGCCCTGCACGCCCTGATCGTGGGCGGCGTGCGGGTGGAGTTGCCCGACGACTCTGGAGGCACGCGGGCCGAGCATCTGCGGGTGATCGACTTCGACCAGCCCCAGGGCAACTCCTTCCTGGCGGTGAATCAGTTCACCGTGACCGAGGCCAGGGTGGAGCGCCGACCGGACCTCGTGCTGTTCGTCAACGGGCTCCCGCTGGTGGTGCTGGAGTTCAAGAACACGCGCGACGAACGGGCGACGATTGAAAAGGCGTTCGACCAGTTGCAGACGTACCAACTGCAACTCACGCGCTTGATGGCCTACAACGCCCTGCTGGTGATCTCGGACGGCACCGGGGCGCGGCTGGGCGTGGTGGGGGCGCCGTTCGAGCGGTTCCAGCCCTGGAAGACGGTCACGGGCCGGGAGGTGCTGCCCGAGAGCCTGGGCACGCTGATTCAGGGGGCCTTGAGCCCGGCGGTGCTGCTGGACCTGCTGCGGCACTTCACGGTGTTCGAGGCGGATGGTCCGGAGCTGGTGAAGAAGGTGGCGGCCTATCACCAATACCACGCGGTCCTGCGGGCAGTCCATCAGACGGTGGAGGCCAGCCGTGCCGATGGCGACCGCAAGGGCGGGGTGGTATGGCACACGCAGGGCAGCGGCAAGAGCCTGTCGATGGTCTTCTACGCCGGAAAGCTGGTGGTGCAGCCCGAACTGGCGAACCCGACGCTGGTGATCCTGACCGACCGCAACGACCTCGACGACCAGCTCTTCGGGATCTTCAGCCGCTGCGCGGAGTTGCTGCGGCAACAGCCCGAACAGGTGGGCAGCCGGGCCGCGTTGCGGGAGTTGCTGGGCGCGCGGGCGGCGGGCGGCATCGTCTTTACGACCATCCAGAAGTTCATGCCGGGGGACAGGGGCGACACCTTCCCCACGCTCTCGGAGCGTTCCAACGTCGTGGTGATCGCGGACGAGGCGCATCGCAGCCAGTACGGCATGAAGGCGCGGGTGGATCAGAACACCGGCCAACTGTCTTACGGCTTTGCCAAGCACATGCGCGACGCGCTGCCGAACGCGACCTTCCTGGGCTTCACGGGCACGCCCGTCGAGCTGCGGGACGCCGACACGCGCGCCGTGTTCGGCGAGTACATCGACGTGTACGACGTGCAGCGGGCGGTGGACGACGGCGCGACCGTACCCATCTTCTACGAGTCGCGGCTGGTTCGCATCAGGCCCGACGACGCGGCCTGGGACACCCTGGACAGCGAATTCGAGGACATCACCGAGGGCGAGGAGGTCGCCAGCCGCGAGAAGCTCAAGACGAAGTGGGCGGCGCTGGAGGCCCTGGTGGGCGACCCCAAACGGGTGCGGCTGGTCGCCGAGGACCTGGTACAGCACTTCGAGCAGCGGCAGGAGGTCATCGAGGGCAAGGGGATGATCGTAGGGATGTCACGACGCATCTGTGTAGCCCTGTACGACGAGATCATCCGCCTGCGCCCCGAGTGGGAGGGCGCCGGAGACACCGAGGGCGTCATCAAGGTCGTCATGACCGGCAGCGCCACCGACGACAAGAGCTGGCAAAAGCACATCCGCAGTGGCGCCCGCAACCGCGAGATCGCCGACCAATTTCGCCAAGCGGACAGCTCCATGCGGCTCGTCATCGTCCGGGACATGTGGTTGACGGGCTTCGACGTGCCCAGCCTGCACACCATGTACATCGACAAACCCATGCACGGCCACAACCTGATGCAGGCCATCGCCCGCGTGAACCGCGTGTTCCGGGACAAGCCGGGCGGGCTGGTGGTGGACTACCTGGGGCTGGCGAACAGCCTCAAGGAGGCCATGCGCGTCTACACGGACGACGGGCGGGTCGAGCCCAAGCGCGACTTCGAGGAAGCCCTGGACCTGATGCAGGAGAAGCTCGACGTGGTACGGGGCATCCTGCACGGGTTCGACTACACCGACTTTGCCGGGGCCACCCCGGCAGAGCGCGTGGCCCTTATTGCGGCGGGACAGGACTTCGTTCTTGGGAAGCGCGAGGCCGTCAAGGAGCGGTACATCCGGGAAGTGCTGGCCCTGGGGCAGGCCTACGCGCTGGCGATTCCACACCCCGACGCCCTGGCCGTGCGGGAGGAGATCGTCTTCCTGCAAACGGTTCGCGCCGCCCTGAGCAAGCAGGAAACTACCCAGACCCGGCAGGCGCGGCATGAGGTCAACCACGCCATCCAGCAACTCGTCGAGAAGGCGGTCGCGCCGGACGGGGTGATCGACGTGTTTGCGTCGGCGGGACTCAAGCGTCCAGACATCTCGATCCTGTCAGAGAGCTTTCTTCAGGAAGTACGCGACATGCCCCAGCGCAACCTCGCCGTAGACCTGCTGGAAAAACTGCTGCGGGACGAGGTGCGAACCCGTTCACGCCGCAACGTGGTTCAGTCGCAAAACTTCAGCGCGAAGTTGGAAGATGCCATTGCCCGATACCAGAGCCGCAGCATCGAGACGGCCCAAGTGATCGAGGAGTTGCTGGACCTGGCCCGGCAGATGCGGGAGGCTCAGCGGCGCGGCGACGACCTGCGGCTCTCGGAGGACGAAATCGCTTTTTACGACGCGTTAGAGGTCAACGACAGCGCGGTCAAAATCATGGGCGACGACGTTCTGCGGGAGATTGCACATGAGATCGCCGAAACAGTGAGGCGTAATGCCACAGTCGATTGGCACCTCCGCGAACAAGCGCGGGCCAAGTTGAGATTAATGGTGAAAAAGGTTCTGCGCAGGCACGGCTACCCGCCGGACAAGACCGAAAAGGCCAGCCAGTTGGTCCTTGATCAGGCGGAACTCTTCGCCGGACAGGTCACGTAACTTCTTGCCTCCGGGGTCTGCTGGAGCTTAGAACGCAGCTCGTGATGAATCCTGCCCCACCACCGGACGGGGCTTCTACTTGCCCCCAGGAGAGAGGGGCCCCGTGAACGACACCCCTTCCCCCTCCGCCGATCACTGGCAGGCCGAGCACTACCGCGACCGTCACGCCTTCGTCTTCGAGACGAGCCGTGACCTCGTGTCGGGCTGGCTCGCGCCGCAGCCGGGCGAACGTGTCCTCGACCTGGGGTGCGGCACGGGAGAACTGACCGCCCAGATCGCCGGGAGCGGCGCGGTGGTGACGGGCGTGGACGCCTCACCCGACATGATCGCGGCGGCACGGGAGCGGCACCCCGGTGTGACCTTCCGGCTGGAGGACGCCCACCACCTCACCTTCCAGGCGGAGTTCGGCGCCGTGTTCAGCAACGCGGCGCTGCACTGGATGAACCCCCTGCCGCCCGTGTGGGCCTTCCCCAGCCCCGCGGAGCTGGCGACGCTCCTGGAGACGGCAGGCTTCCGGGTCGAGCGTCTGCACCGCTTTGGCCGCCCCTCGGTCCTGAGCGGCGCGGACGGCTTGCGGGCGTGGCTGGAGGGCTTCGCGGGGGCTTGGCTCGCGCCACTCGGAGACGACGAACGGCAAGCCGTCCTGGCCCGCGCCGAGGAGCGGGCGAGGCCCCGGCTGTGGAACGGGCAGGACTGGGTGGCCGACTACGTGCGGCTGCGGGCGCTGGCGGTGAAGGCGTGAGGCACCTCAGCCCACGATCTCCCCGAACACCGCCCGGCTGATCACGAGCTGCTGAATCTCCGAGGTGCCCTCGTAAATCTCGGTGACCTTGGCGTCGCGGTAGAGGCGTTCGACGGGGTACTCGCGGCTGTAGCCGTTGCCGCCGAAAATCTGGATGGCGTCGCGCGCAGCGTCCACGGCGGCTTCCGAGGCGAGCAGCTTGGCGATGCTGGCCTCCTTGCCGTGGGGCTGGCCCTGCTCGCCCAGCCACGCGGCCTTGAGGGAGACGAGCCGGGCGGCCTCAATGCGGGCGGCCATGCGGGCGATCTTGAAGGAAACCCCCTCGAACTCGCGGAGCTTCTTGCCGAACTGCTCGCGCTCGGCGGCGTAACGGGTGGCGTGCTCCAGCGCCGCGCGGGCGATCCCGAGGGCCTGCATGGCAATCCCCACCCGCCCCGAGTCGAGGCTGGACAGGGCGATGATCAGGCCCTGGCCCTCCTCGCCGACCATGTTCCCCTGCGGCACGCGCACCCCGTCGAAGGTCACGGTGGTCGTGTGCGCGGCGTGCAGCCCCAGCTTCTCCTCAGTGCGCCCGAAGGAGAGGCCGGGGGTGCCCTTCTCGACGACGAAGCAGCTCACGCCGCGGGCCCCGGGACCGCCCGTGCGCGCCATCACGAGGTAGGTGTCCGCCTGCCCACCCGAGGTGATCCAGGCCTTGGCGCCGCTGAGGACCCAATCTTCGCCGTCGCGCGTGGCCCGGAGTTGCAGGCTGGCAGCGTCGGAGCCCGCCCCGCTCTCGGTGAGGCAAAATGCGCCGATGCGCTCGCCCGTGGCGAGGGGGCGCAGGTACTTCTCACGCTGGGCGTCCGTGCCGTACTTCAGCAGCATCTTCTCCGGCAGGCCGTTTTGCACGGAGACGATCACGGCCACCGAGGCGTCGGCGGCGGCGATCTCCTCCAGGCACAGGGCGTAGGTCACGGCGTCGAGCCCGGCCCCGCCCCACGCCTCGGGCACGGTCGCTCCCAGGAGACCCAGCTCGGCCAGGCCACGCAGTTGCGGCCAGGGGTACTCGCCGCTGCGGTCGTACTCGGCACTCAACGGGGCGATCTCGGCGCGGCAGTAGTCGCGGACGTGCCCGACGATCAATCGCTGCTCGTCCGACAGGGCGAAGCCCAGGCCGGAGTCGGGGGGAGTGACGGTGGTGGTCATGCCACCACGCTACCAAACGGGCGTTAGGAGCCGTGTAGTGCGGCTGACAGCGCCTCCTCGATGCCCCGCCCGCGCCAGCCGGTGTCCACGCCCAGGGCCTCGCCCCCCTCCCACCGCAACGCCGCGCCGATCACCGCGCCGCCCGCGATGGCGAGGGCCGCGCCCGTCAGCGCGTCCAGCGGGGCTCCCGGGCACAGCCGCGCCGCCGACGCCTTCAGGGCGGGCGCGAGGGGCCGGGGGGGCCGGGTGACGCGAACGCGGGCGGGCAGGGGCGGGACGCTCACGGGGCGGAGTCTACCGCCGGGGGGGCGGATTCCCTTCTCAGGCGGTACCTCTACAATGCCCGGCGATGACGGCGACCATCCGGGCGGCGGGGCAGGGGCGAGGGTGCGGGCGCTGAGGTGGGGGCTCGTCGTGGTGCTGGCGCTGGCGGCGCTGGCGCTCGCCGCGCTGACCCTCGGCACGTTCGCCACGCTCAACCCGGGCGCGCCGCTGTGGCTGCGGTCGCTCGGCAGTGTGGAGGGGGTGCTGAGCGCTCAGGCGGGGCTCGGGGAATTCGGGAGCTTCCAGCGCGCCCTGGGGCTGATGGTCCTGGCGAGCCTGCTCGCGGGGCTGGCGGCGTACCTGAAACCGAGAGGGTGAGGGGGGGCGGCTTCCGGCCCCCCGCTTCAGGGCGCTTTCATGACCCGTGCTACGATTGGGGCGTTTTGAGCGGAGGCATGGCGTGAGGTTTTCTGAAGACATCGGCATCGATCTGGGTACCGCGACATTCCTGATTTACACCAAGAGCCGGGGCCTGGTCCTTCAGGAACCCAGCGTGATCGCCATGACGCGCGACAGCAAGCAGGTCAAGGCCGTCGGCGAGGAGGCCTACCGCATGATCGGGCGCACCCCCGGCGGGATCGTCGCCGTGCGGCCCATCAAGGACGGCGTGATCGCCGACGAACTCCTCACCGAGCGGATGATCACCATGTTCCTGCAAAAGGTGCAGGGCGGGGCGGGGCGCATGTTCGGCCTCAAGCCGCAGCTCATGGTGGGCATTCCCAGCAACGTGAGCGACGTGGAAAGGCGGGCGGTGCTGCGCGCGGCGCTGAATGCCAACGCCCGGCGCGCCTTCCTGATCGAGGAGCCGCTCGCGGCGGCCATCGGGGCGGGGCTCAAGATCGCCGAGCCGGTGGGCAGCATGATCGTGGACATCGGCGGCGGGAGCAGCGACATCGCGGTCATCTCGCTCGGCGGCATCGTGGTCAGCGAGTCGCTGCGGGTGGCCGGGGACGAGTTCGACGAGAGCATCATCCGCTACGTGCGGCGCAAGCACAATGTCCTGGTGGGCGAGCGCACCGCCGAGGAGATCAAGGTCAAGGTGGGGGCCGCCACCCTCCTCGACGAGGGCGAGAACCTCACCGCCGAGGTGCGGGGCCGCGACCTCGTGAACGGCCTGCCGAAGACGATCACGCTCGATACCCGCGAGGTGGTCGAGGCGCTCAGCGAGCCCGTCAGCCAGATCGTCGAGGGCGTCAAGCGGGTGCTGGAGATCACCCCGCCCGAACTCGTGAGCGACATCCTCGACCACGGCATCGTGATGACGGGCGGCGGCTCCCTGCTGCGCAACTTCGACGTGCTGATCCAGCAGGCGACGAACATCCCCGTGCGGGTGGCGGAAAACGCCGTCGAGGCCGTCGCCATCGGCACGGGCATGGCGCTGGAGATGATCCCGGTGCTCGGCGACAGCCTCGTGTCGAGCGACCACTACCTGCGCCGCTGACCCCGTGGGAGCCGCCGGGGGGCCGAGTGTGGCGCCCGGCCTCCCCCACGCCCCAAGGAGACCTGCTATGGAACCCCTCCTCATCCAAGACGTGCTACGCGTGCTGCCCCACCGCTTCCCCTTCGTGCTCGTGGACCGGGTGCTGAGCGCCGGGAACGGCGAGGTCCACGCCCTCAAGAACGTGACCGTCAACGAGCCCTTCTTTCCGGGGCACTTCCCGCAGGAACCCGTGATGCCGGGCGTATTGATCGTGGAGGCGCTGGCCCAGGCGAGCATGTTCTGCCTGCACGGTGAGCTGGAGCCGGGCACCGTCGGCTA is a window from the Deinococcus planocerae genome containing:
- a CDS encoding type I restriction endonuclease subunit R, translating into MSSFNESTVELAAIEWLGQLGYEYQYGPDIAPEVPGAERAAFSEVVLVERLRVALEHLNPGASAQALEEALRQLTAPDLHPNLLQANRALHALIVGGVRVELPDDSGGTRAEHLRVIDFDQPQGNSFLAVNQFTVTEARVERRPDLVLFVNGLPLVVLEFKNTRDERATIEKAFDQLQTYQLQLTRLMAYNALLVISDGTGARLGVVGAPFERFQPWKTVTGREVLPESLGTLIQGALSPAVLLDLLRHFTVFEADGPELVKKVAAYHQYHAVLRAVHQTVEASRADGDRKGGVVWHTQGSGKSLSMVFYAGKLVVQPELANPTLVILTDRNDLDDQLFGIFSRCAELLRQQPEQVGSRAALRELLGARAAGGIVFTTIQKFMPGDRGDTFPTLSERSNVVVIADEAHRSQYGMKARVDQNTGQLSYGFAKHMRDALPNATFLGFTGTPVELRDADTRAVFGEYIDVYDVQRAVDDGATVPIFYESRLVRIRPDDAAWDTLDSEFEDITEGEEVASREKLKTKWAALEALVGDPKRVRLVAEDLVQHFEQRQEVIEGKGMIVGMSRRICVALYDEIIRLRPEWEGAGDTEGVIKVVMTGSATDDKSWQKHIRSGARNREIADQFRQADSSMRLVIVRDMWLTGFDVPSLHTMYIDKPMHGHNLMQAIARVNRVFRDKPGGLVVDYLGLANSLKEAMRVYTDDGRVEPKRDFEEALDLMQEKLDVVRGILHGFDYTDFAGATPAERVALIAAGQDFVLGKREAVKERYIREVLALGQAYALAIPHPDALAVREEIVFLQTVRAALSKQETTQTRQARHEVNHAIQQLVEKAVAPDGVIDVFASAGLKRPDISILSESFLQEVRDMPQRNLAVDLLEKLLRDEVRTRSRRNVVQSQNFSAKLEDAIARYQSRSIETAQVIEELLDLARQMREAQRRGDDLRLSEDEIAFYDALEVNDSAVKIMGDDVLREIAHEIAETVRRNATVDWHLREQARAKLRLMVKKVLRRHGYPPDKTEKASQLVLDQAELFAGQVT
- a CDS encoding methyltransferase domain-containing protein, which translates into the protein MNDTPSPSADHWQAEHYRDRHAFVFETSRDLVSGWLAPQPGERVLDLGCGTGELTAQIAGSGAVVTGVDASPDMIAAARERHPGVTFRLEDAHHLTFQAEFGAVFSNAALHWMNPLPPVWAFPSPAELATLLETAGFRVERLHRFGRPSVLSGADGLRAWLEGFAGAWLAPLGDDERQAVLARAEERARPRLWNGQDWVADYVRLRALAVKA
- a CDS encoding acyl-CoA dehydrogenase; the protein is MTTTVTPPDSGLGFALSDEQRLIVGHVRDYCRAEIAPLSAEYDRSGEYPWPQLRGLAELGLLGATVPEAWGGAGLDAVTYALCLEEIAAADASVAVIVSVQNGLPEKMLLKYGTDAQREKYLRPLATGERIGAFCLTESGAGSDAASLQLRATRDGEDWVLSGAKAWITSGGQADTYLVMARTGGPGARGVSCFVVEKGTPGLSFGRTEEKLGLHAAHTTTVTFDGVRVPQGNMVGEEGQGLIIALSSLDSGRVGIAMQALGIARAALEHATRYAAEREQFGKKLREFEGVSFKIARMAARIEAARLVSLKAAWLGEQGQPHGKEASIAKLLASEAAVDAARDAIQIFGGNGYSREYPVERLYRDAKVTEIYEGTSEIQQLVISRAVFGEIVG
- a CDS encoding rod shape-determining protein, whose translation is MRFSEDIGIDLGTATFLIYTKSRGLVLQEPSVIAMTRDSKQVKAVGEEAYRMIGRTPGGIVAVRPIKDGVIADELLTERMITMFLQKVQGGAGRMFGLKPQLMVGIPSNVSDVERRAVLRAALNANARRAFLIEEPLAAAIGAGLKIAEPVGSMIVDIGGGSSDIAVISLGGIVVSESLRVAGDEFDESIIRYVRRKHNVLVGERTAEEIKVKVGAATLLDEGENLTAEVRGRDLVNGLPKTITLDTREVVEALSEPVSQIVEGVKRVLEITPPELVSDILDHGIVMTGGGSLLRNFDVLIQQATNIPVRVAENAVEAVAIGTGMALEMIPVLGDSLVSSDHYLRR
- the fabZ gene encoding 3-hydroxyacyl-ACP dehydratase FabZ, giving the protein MEPLLIQDVLRVLPHRFPFVLVDRVLSAGNGEVHALKNVTVNEPFFPGHFPQEPVMPGVLIVEALAQASMFCLHGELEPGTVGYLAGVEGARFKRKVIPGDQLHLHAKLDFLRRGLGKTTCRAEVDGQVAAEATILFAVGKG